A genome region from Yoonia vestfoldensis includes the following:
- a CDS encoding F0F1 ATP synthase subunit epsilon, protein MANVQFDLVSPERRLASVAASEVRIPATEGDMTAMANHLPTITTLRPGLLVVVHDGGADEYVVSGGFAEINAESVSVLAEQALPRSEVTQEVYDRMIAEAHDTLRKARDAQNEDADVVDAAAKLLADMVAVGTHIGLDPNQSSFG, encoded by the coding sequence ATGGCAAATGTACAATTCGATCTCGTCTCGCCAGAGCGCCGTCTGGCCTCTGTCGCGGCGAGCGAGGTACGCATTCCCGCAACGGAAGGCGACATGACCGCGATGGCAAACCACTTGCCCACGATCACCACCCTGCGCCCCGGCCTTTTGGTGGTGGTGCATGATGGTGGCGCGGACGAATATGTCGTCTCTGGCGGTTTTGCCGAGATCAACGCGGAATCGGTCTCCGTGCTGGCGGAACAGGCGCTGCCCCGGTCCGAGGTCACGCAAGAGGTCTATGATCGCATGATCGCAGAAGCGCATGACACGCTTCGCAAGGCCCGCGACGCCCAGAACGAGGATGCCGATGTTGTGGATGCTGCCGCCAAGCTGCTGGCCGATATGGTCGCAGTGGGCACCCATATTGGTCTGGACCCCAATCAATCCAGCTTTGGTTGA
- a CDS encoding ribose-phosphate pyrophosphokinase, translating into MPIIMEPKLISGNANLPLATAIARRMTMHRGREVSLVDARVERFNDGEIFVEVFENVRGEDMFVIQPTSNPANDNLMELLIIADALRRSSAARITAVIPYFGYARQDRRSKARTPITAKLVANMLVEAGIERILTLDLHATQIQGFFDIPVDNLYASPIYALDAKHHFRDVMDDVMVVSPDVGGVARARDLAQRIDAPLSIVDKRRGKPGEVAEMTVIGEVKDKVCVIVDDIVDTAGTLCKAAEVLMDNGAREVHSYITHGVLSGPAVDRISKSVMKSLVITDTIAPNAAVRGCANIRIVPTAPMFAQAILNTANGTSVSSLFDHKTLGPIYEGLYAAE; encoded by the coding sequence ATGCCCATCATAATGGAACCCAAGTTGATCAGCGGGAATGCAAACCTGCCGCTGGCCACCGCCATCGCCCGCCGGATGACGATGCACCGTGGCCGCGAGGTCAGCCTGGTCGATGCCCGCGTCGAACGGTTCAACGACGGCGAGATTTTCGTCGAAGTCTTCGAAAATGTCCGTGGCGAGGATATGTTCGTCATCCAGCCCACATCGAACCCCGCCAATGACAATCTGATGGAGCTGCTGATCATCGCCGATGCGCTGCGCCGGTCATCTGCGGCAAGGATTACCGCCGTGATCCCCTATTTCGGCTATGCCCGCCAGGACCGCCGGTCCAAGGCGCGCACGCCGATCACCGCGAAACTGGTGGCCAATATGCTGGTCGAAGCCGGTATCGAACGTATCCTGACCCTGGATTTGCACGCCACGCAGATTCAGGGTTTTTTCGATATCCCGGTCGATAACCTCTATGCCTCGCCGATCTATGCGCTGGATGCCAAACACCATTTCCGCGACGTGATGGATGATGTGATGGTGGTCTCGCCCGATGTTGGCGGCGTGGCGCGCGCGCGCGATCTGGCGCAGCGGATCGACGCGCCTTTGTCCATCGTGGACAAGCGGCGCGGCAAGCCCGGCGAAGTTGCCGAAATGACCGTGATCGGCGAGGTGAAAGACAAGGTCTGCGTGATCGTGGACGATATTGTCGATACCGCCGGAACCCTGTGCAAGGCCGCCGAAGTGCTGATGGATAACGGCGCGCGCGAGGTGCATTCCTATATCACCCATGGCGTCCTGTCCGGCCCTGCGGTGGACCGGATTTCCAAATCCGTGATGAAAAGCCTTGTTATCACAGATACGATTGCCCCCAATGCCGCCGTGCGGGGCTGTGCGAATATCCGCATCGTGCCCACCGCGCCGATGTTCGCCCAAGCGATCCTGAACACGGCCAATGGCACATCGGTGTCGTCACTGTTCGATCACAAGACGCTGGGGCCGATCTACGAAGGCCTTTACGCCGCCGAATAA
- a CDS encoding 2-hydroxychromene-2-carboxylate isomerase: MPHIDCYFATMSPYTYLCGLRPAEIARKHGATITYKPLDIMALFARTGGVPPKDRHPNRQAYRLQDLERRARVAGLPLNVKPAFWPTNPAPSSFAIIAAQNTGADVGGLVHAITRACWAEDRDISQDDVIRACLESEGFDPALVDRDMMTSADTYAQNLEHAVLAGAFGAPFFITDTDARFWGEDRLTDLDMHLSGKI; the protein is encoded by the coding sequence TTGCCACATATCGACTGCTACTTCGCCACAATGTCGCCCTACACCTATCTGTGTGGCCTGCGTCCCGCTGAAATTGCCCGTAAACATGGCGCGACGATCACCTATAAGCCGCTCGATATCATGGCGCTGTTTGCGCGCACGGGGGGTGTGCCGCCCAAAGACCGGCATCCGAACCGGCAGGCCTATCGTCTGCAAGACCTCGAACGCCGCGCCAGGGTGGCCGGGCTGCCGTTGAATGTGAAACCGGCTTTCTGGCCCACGAATCCCGCGCCATCCTCATTCGCGATCATTGCCGCGCAAAATACCGGCGCCGATGTCGGCGGGCTGGTCCATGCGATCACCCGCGCCTGCTGGGCCGAGGATCGCGATATCAGCCAGGACGACGTGATCCGCGCATGTCTGGAGTCTGAAGGCTTTGACCCCGCCTTGGTGGACCGCGACATGATGACCAGCGCTGATACCTATGCGCAGAACCTTGAACATGCCGTGCTGGCCGGGGCCTTTGGCGCGCCGTTCTTCATCACCGATACCGATGCCCGTTTCTGGGGCGAGGATCGCCTGACCGATCTGGATATGCATCTGTCCGGCAAGATCTGA
- a CDS encoding alpha/beta fold hydrolase gives MHKVTLGRGAPVVMVHCMLARHESLLPLAGAIGGQARLFDLPGHGRSPDWDGAQDYQAQAVAWAAACCDGPAHLIGHSFGATVALRLALDRPDLVTRLTLIEPVYFAAARGTPAHADHAAGFRPFLDAMAADDHSRAAATFNALWGALPWDRLPPRTQSYLMDRIHLVRASASAIEDDRGGITTAACLAQVTVPVTLIRGADSPPVIAAIHAALADRLPDAVDHVVAGAGHMLPLTHIAEVAALIRAADQGTG, from the coding sequence ATGCATAAGGTCACGCTTGGTCGTGGCGCGCCTGTCGTCATGGTCCATTGCATGCTGGCGCGGCATGAAAGCTTGCTGCCGCTGGCGGGGGCCATTGGCGGGCAGGCCCGGTTGTTCGATCTGCCGGGCCATGGCCGCAGCCCGGATTGGGACGGCGCGCAGGATTACCAGGCGCAGGCCGTGGCCTGGGCTGCTGCCTGTTGCGATGGTCCGGCCCATCTGATCGGTCATTCCTTTGGCGCGACCGTGGCCTTGCGGCTGGCGCTGGACCGGCCCGATCTGGTTACCCGCCTGACCCTGATAGAACCTGTCTATTTCGCCGCCGCCCGTGGCACGCCGGCCCATGCCGATCACGCCGCCGGGTTCCGGCCATTTCTGGATGCGATGGCGGCGGATGACCATTCCCGCGCCGCCGCGACATTCAACGCGCTTTGGGGCGCGCTGCCCTGGGACAGGCTGCCGCCGCGCACCCAAAGCTATCTGATGGACCGGATCCATCTGGTCAGGGCCAGCGCCAGCGCGATCGAGGATGACAGGGGCGGGATCACGACAGCGGCCTGTCTGGCGCAGGTGACGGTTCCGGTGACGCTGATCCGCGGGGCGGACAGCCCGCCGGTGATTGCCGCGATCCATGCCGCCTTGGCAGATCGTCTGCCGGATGCGGTGGATCATGTCGTGGCGGGGGCAGGGCATATGCTGCCCTTGACCCATATAGCCGAGGTGGCCGCCCTTATCCGTGCAGCAGACCAAGGAACTGGCTGA
- a CDS encoding threonine aldolase family protein, which produces MFFASDNAGPAHPKVMDALVKANSGYALGYGADPIMAEVRQQIRDIFEAPEAAVYLVINGTSANALLLATMCQPWQTIFCTDVAHIHEDECNAPEFYTQAKLTLVPTTAGKMTADALRAKIKAEETRGVHGPQRGPVSVTQVTEKGTVYSLAEIKALTDIAREYGLPAHLDGARFANALVALDCTPAEMTWKAGIDAVSFGGTKNGAMGVEACVIFDPKLAWEFELRRKRGGHLLSKHRYLSAQMQAYLADGLWLDMARAANARCAQLAEGLRRHNVARMLCDPAANIIFFEMPRQDHQRMLAAGAVYYVMSGDPDQGDPDEMLTARLVTDWSMTADGVSQFLGLLHG; this is translated from the coding sequence ATGTTTTTCGCCTCTGACAATGCAGGCCCCGCGCATCCCAAGGTGATGGATGCGCTGGTCAAGGCAAATTCCGGCTATGCCTTGGGCTATGGTGCCGACCCGATCATGGCCGAGGTGCGCCAGCAGATCCGCGATATTTTCGAAGCCCCCGAGGCGGCGGTCTATCTGGTGATCAACGGCACATCGGCCAATGCGCTGCTGCTGGCCACGATGTGCCAGCCCTGGCAGACGATTTTCTGCACCGATGTCGCCCATATCCACGAAGATGAATGCAACGCGCCCGAATTCTACACCCAGGCCAAACTGACCCTGGTACCCACAACGGCTGGTAAAATGACCGCCGACGCCCTGCGCGCCAAGATCAAGGCCGAGGAAACGCGCGGCGTTCACGGGCCGCAGCGGGGGCCTGTGTCGGTGACACAGGTGACGGAAAAAGGCACCGTTTATTCTTTGGCTGAGATCAAGGCGCTGACCGATATCGCGCGCGAATACGGCCTGCCCGCCCATCTGGACGGCGCGCGTTTTGCCAATGCGCTGGTCGCCCTCGATTGCACACCTGCGGAAATGACATGGAAAGCGGGCATTGACGCGGTCAGTTTCGGCGGCACCAAGAATGGCGCGATGGGCGTCGAGGCTTGCGTGATCTTTGACCCCAAACTGGCATGGGAATTCGAGCTGCGCCGCAAACGCGGTGGGCATCTGCTGTCCAAGCATCGCTATCTGTCAGCGCAGATGCAGGCCTATCTGGCGGACGGGCTCTGGCTTGACATGGCGCGCGCGGCCAATGCGCGGTGTGCGCAACTGGCCGAAGGGCTGCGGCGACACAACGTGGCGCGGATGCTGTGCGACCCCGCTGCCAATATCATCTTTTTCGAGATGCCCCGCCAGGATCATCAGCGGATGCTGGCTGCGGGGGCTGTCTATTACGTCATGTCGGGCGATCCCGATCAGGGCGATCCCGATGAAATGCTGACCGCCCGTCTGGTCACCGATTGGTCGATGACGGCGGATGGGGTCAGCCAGTTCCTTGGTCTGCTGCACGGATAA
- a CDS encoding YcgN family cysteine cluster protein, translated as MCADIARTGLAPRFWTKKPMDKLNREEWEALCDGCGKCCLNKLEDEDTGEVAMTRVACRLLDNESCLCANYAIRHQFVPECIVLTPKTLADNMYWLPQTCAYRLVAEGRDLFDWHPLVSGDPQSVHRAGVSVQGMTIPEFEVDEDDWEDYIIEEPL; from the coding sequence ATGTGCGCTGATATCGCCCGCACCGGCCTTGCCCCCCGGTTCTGGACCAAAAAGCCGATGGACAAGCTGAACCGTGAAGAATGGGAGGCGCTTTGCGACGGCTGCGGCAAATGCTGCCTGAACAAGCTCGAGGATGAAGACACAGGCGAGGTCGCGATGACCCGCGTCGCCTGCCGCCTGCTGGATAATGAAAGCTGCCTTTGCGCCAATTACGCGATCCGGCACCAATTTGTGCCCGAATGTATCGTGCTGACGCCCAAAACCCTGGCCGACAACATGTATTGGCTGCCGCAGACCTGCGCCTATCGCCTTGTCGCGGAAGGGCGCGACCTGTTCGACTGGCATCCGCTGGTGTCGGGCGATCCGCAGTCCGTGCATCGCGCGGGCGTGTCGGTGCAGGGCATGACCATCCCCGAATTCGAAGTCGATGAAGACGATTGGGAAGATTACATTATCGAGGAGCCGCTGTAG
- a CDS encoding bifunctional riboflavin kinase/FAD synthetase — protein MRIIRDSVFIDPADRGAAAAIGNFDGVHIGHRAVIDIARAAADAAKAPLGIMTFEPHPRSYFARDTAPFRLMNAEARANRLAKLGVEKLYEVPFNTALASLTPRDFAQKIIHDQLGLVHVVVGADFCFGKDRKGTVADLQAFGAEMGFGVTIAPIIAIAGANISSTAIRAALTDGRPRDAAAMLGHWHRIEGAVIRGHQRGRELGYPTANMSIAGLHPPKFGVYAVKVDVLEGAFKGTYSGAASIGVRPMFGENIPNCETFIFDFKGDLYGTHLSVALVDYLRPELKFDSLDALITQMDADCATARDILTDVR, from the coding sequence ATGCGTATCATCCGCGACAGCGTTTTCATTGATCCAGCCGACCGTGGCGCCGCCGCGGCCATTGGCAATTTCGACGGTGTGCATATCGGGCATCGCGCGGTGATTGATATCGCCCGTGCTGCGGCCGATGCGGCCAAAGCGCCCTTGGGGATCATGACATTCGAGCCGCATCCGCGCAGCTATTTCGCCCGCGACACTGCGCCGTTCCGGCTGATGAACGCCGAGGCCCGCGCCAACCGTCTGGCGAAACTGGGTGTCGAAAAGCTCTATGAAGTGCCGTTCAACACCGCCCTTGCCAGCCTGACACCGCGTGATTTCGCACAAAAGATCATCCATGACCAGCTGGGTCTGGTCCATGTCGTCGTGGGTGCGGATTTCTGTTTCGGCAAGGACCGCAAAGGCACGGTCGCTGATCTACAGGCCTTTGGCGCGGAAATGGGGTTTGGCGTGACCATCGCCCCGATCATCGCGATCGCGGGGGCGAATATTTCATCCACCGCGATCCGTGCGGCCTTGACCGATGGCCGCCCGCGCGATGCCGCGGCCATGCTGGGCCATTGGCACCGGATCGAAGGCGCGGTGATCCGCGGCCATCAACGCGGGCGCGAACTGGGCTATCCGACCGCGAATATGTCGATTGCCGGGCTGCATCCGCCGAAATTCGGGGTCTATGCGGTCAAGGTCGATGTGCTCGAAGGGGCGTTCAAAGGCACATATTCCGGTGCCGCATCCATCGGCGTGCGCCCGATGTTCGGGGAAAATATACCCAATTGCGAAACCTTCATCTTTGATTTCAAGGGCGATCTTTACGGCACCCATCTGTCGGTCGCCTTGGTCGATTACCTGCGGCCGGAACTGAAATTCGACAGCCTTGATGCGCTGATTACCCAGATGGACGCTGATTGCGCGACAGCGCGGGATATCCTGACCGATGTGCGCTGA
- a CDS encoding MaoC family dehydratase, producing the protein MLDNAPRGTICIEDIEIGMVRSLSKVITDRDIELFAEVSTDRNPVHLDEDYAQDTIFGGRIAHGMLTAGLVSAVIGEQLPGHGTVYLGQSLKFLAPVRPGDLVTAEVEVTEIDHSRRRVTMNTRCIVNNKKVLTGDATVLAPSRKFD; encoded by the coding sequence ATGTTGGACAATGCACCGCGCGGCACGATCTGTATCGAAGATATCGAAATCGGCATGGTCCGGTCTTTGTCCAAGGTCATCACCGACCGGGATATCGAACTCTTTGCAGAGGTATCGACCGACCGGAACCCTGTGCATCTGGACGAAGATTATGCGCAGGACACGATCTTTGGCGGGCGCATCGCGCATGGGATGCTGACGGCGGGGCTGGTCTCGGCGGTGATCGGGGAACAATTGCCCGGCCATGGCACGGTCTATCTGGGGCAAAGCCTGAAATTCCTTGCCCCTGTCCGCCCCGGCGATCTGGTCACAGCCGAGGTCGAGGTGACCGAGATCGACCATTCCCGCCGCCGCGTGACGATGAACACGCGCTGCATCGTGAACAACAAAAAGGTGCTGACAGGCGATGCCACCGTGCTGGCGCCGTCGCGTAAGTTCGACTGA
- a CDS encoding TIGR01459 family HAD-type hydrolase, producing the protein MTRIIDNFAAIADQYDVAFVDLWGCMHNGISAFPEAVAAMQAFRAGGGKVVLVTNSPRPWESVARQIFAMGVPEDAWDAIATSGDSARAAMFRGIVGQKVYFMGESPRDDDFFTPLRIIENPVDIQRVPLDQAEGIVCCGPFDPMADIAVNRADFLYAKTKGLKLLCANPDIVVDRGEVREWCAGALAALYTEMGGESLYFGKPHPPIYDLARRRMAQLADLPQDPRIIAIGDGVHTDILGAMQEEIDSLFITGGLAMVETQTKTQPEAKALDQFLTLAQTSATYAIGFLR; encoded by the coding sequence ATGACCCGGATTATCGACAATTTCGCCGCGATTGCGGACCAATATGATGTCGCCTTTGTCGATCTCTGGGGCTGTATGCATAACGGGATCAGCGCCTTCCCCGAGGCGGTCGCGGCGATGCAGGCCTTTCGCGCGGGCGGCGGCAAGGTGGTGCTGGTCACCAATTCGCCGCGCCCATGGGAATCGGTCGCGCGGCAGATCTTCGCAATGGGCGTCCCCGAGGATGCCTGGGACGCTATCGCCACATCGGGCGACAGCGCGCGCGCGGCGATGTTTCGCGGCATCGTCGGTCAAAAGGTCTATTTCATGGGCGAAAGCCCGCGTGATGATGATTTCTTCACGCCGCTGCGGATCATCGAAAACCCCGTTGATATCCAGCGCGTGCCGCTGGATCAGGCCGAAGGCATCGTCTGCTGCGGCCCGTTCGATCCGATGGCCGATATCGCCGTGAACCGTGCCGATTTTCTTTATGCGAAAACAAAGGGGCTGAAACTGCTCTGCGCCAATCCCGATATCGTGGTGGACCGGGGCGAGGTGCGCGAATGGTGCGCCGGCGCGCTGGCCGCGCTTTATACCGAAATGGGCGGCGAGAGCCTTTATTTCGGCAAGCCGCATCCGCCGATCTATGATCTGGCACGGCGCAGGATGGCGCAGCTGGCGGACTTGCCCCAAGACCCGCGCATCATCGCCATCGGCGATGGTGTGCATACCGATATTCTGGGCGCGATGCAGGAAGAGATCGATTCGCTGTTCATCACCGGCGGTCTGGCGATGGTTGAAACCCAGACCAAAACGCAGCCAGAGGCCAAGGCCCTGGACCAGTTTCTGACGCTGGCACAAACATCCGCCACCTATGCGATCGGTTTCCTGCGCTAG
- a CDS encoding manganese-dependent inorganic pyrophosphatase, with protein MTTLVFGHKSPDTDSTGSPLIWDWFLNHTGIPAKAVLLGNPNTEAAFVAKRWGFDLPQIIGDVEAGQKCVIVDTNNPAELPAGINAADVVAIIDHHKLVGGLETKAPINITIRPLACTATIMHQMMGDHAAHMPEGIKGLMLSCILSDTLAFRSPTTTPVDKELAEQLAADLGLDLNGYADEMFTAKSDVSAFSDEELLRMDSKEYAVAGTKFRISVLETTSPRVLLDRKDSLMAAMPGVAAADGVDQVVLFIVDILNEEATLLVPNDLTKVLAEKSFGATVDGDIVVLPGIMSRKLQIIPALTL; from the coding sequence ATGACAACGCTCGTTTTCGGCCATAAATCCCCTGACACCGACAGCACCGGATCGCCGCTGATCTGGGACTGGTTCCTGAACCATACCGGCATCCCCGCCAAGGCCGTCCTGCTGGGCAATCCCAATACCGAGGCCGCCTTTGTTGCCAAACGCTGGGGTTTCGATCTGCCGCAGATCATCGGTGATGTGGAGGCAGGCCAGAAATGCGTGATCGTGGACACCAACAACCCTGCCGAATTGCCCGCAGGGATCAATGCCGCCGATGTGGTGGCGATCATCGACCATCATAAACTGGTCGGGGGTTTGGAAACCAAAGCGCCGATCAACATCACGATCCGCCCGCTGGCCTGCACCGCGACGATCATGCATCAGATGATGGGCGATCACGCGGCCCATATGCCCGAAGGTATCAAAGGGCTGATGCTGTCCTGCATCCTGTCCGATACGCTGGCGTTCCGGTCGCCCACGACAACGCCGGTGGACAAGGAACTGGCCGAACAGCTGGCCGCCGATCTGGGGCTTGACCTGAACGGCTATGCCGATGAGATGTTCACCGCGAAATCCGATGTCTCTGCCTTTTCCGACGAAGAATTGCTGCGCATGGACAGCAAGGAATATGCCGTCGCAGGCACCAAATTCCGGATTTCCGTTCTGGAAACCACCTCGCCGCGCGTGCTGCTGGACCGCAAGGACAGCCTGATGGCCGCCATGCCCGGCGTGGCTGCGGCCGATGGTGTCGATCAGGTCGTGCTGTTCATCGTCGATATCCTGAACGAAGAAGCCACATTGTTGGTCCCCAATGATCTGACCAAGGTGCTGGCGGAAAAGTCATTCGGCGCAACCGTGGATGGCGACATTGTTGTCCTGCCCGGCATCATGAGCCGCAAATTGCAGATCATTCCTGCCCTGACCCTGTAA
- a CDS encoding DUF2161 domain-containing phosphodiesterase — protein sequence MSPNAPREADLYPPVKAYLQARGYDVKGEVGAADIVARRGDDLLIVELKRGFTLGLFHQAVDRLALTDLVYVAVPAGGRAKALAANVKLARRIGFGVMTVRLRDGFVTVLADPGPYAARLSKPKRARLLRAFDRLQGDPNAGGATRHGIITGYRQDALRCARFLAVHGPSQGAKVKTWAEVPQATRIMADNHYGWFHRVARGVFDVTPAGRKGLADYGDELDDAAG from the coding sequence ATGTCCCCCAACGCCCCGCGAGAGGCCGATCTTTACCCGCCCGTCAAAGCCTATCTTCAGGCCCGCGGCTATGATGTCAAAGGCGAGGTGGGGGCCGCCGATATTGTGGCGCGGCGCGGCGATGATCTGCTGATCGTGGAATTGAAACGCGGCTTCACCTTGGGGCTGTTCCATCAGGCGGTGGACAGGCTGGCGCTGACCGATCTGGTCTATGTCGCAGTGCCTGCGGGCGGGCGGGCCAAGGCGCTGGCGGCCAATGTCAAACTGGCGCGGCGGATCGGGTTCGGGGTGATGACGGTGCGCTTGCGCGACGGGTTCGTGACGGTGCTGGCCGATCCCGGCCCCTATGCCGCGCGGTTGTCAAAGCCGAAACGCGCGCGGCTGTTGCGTGCTTTTGACCGCTTGCAGGGCGATCCGAACGCAGGCGGTGCGACGCGCCACGGCATCATCACCGGCTACCGGCAGGATGCTTTGCGCTGCGCGCGGTTTCTGGCAGTGCATGGCCCGTCACAGGGCGCCAAGGTCAAGACCTGGGCCGAGGTGCCGCAGGCCACGCGGATCATGGCGGATAATCACTATGGCTGGTTTCACAGGGTCGCGCGCGGCGTGTTCGATGTGACGCCTGCAGGGCGCAAGGGGCTGGCCGATTACGGTGATGAACTGGATGATGCGGCAGGCTGA
- a CDS encoding TraB/GumN family protein yields the protein MFRHALAAALLLTASHAAAQCVGTSYIDLLTQDQLAQLDQATADLPYAEGLIWDATRDGKAITLVGTMHIYDARLEPIFDMIAADVLAADVVLLEATPDDQRALETMLAARPEMVMITHGPTLPDLLDAQTWAQLSKAASDRGVPGFMVAQMQPWYLSLLLAIPPCAMMDLAQGIRGLDAMISDLASANDIPMQALEPYTTLFEMFQTGTMEEQIDMLRLSLVSPEMQQQMFVAMLDSYFSNQIGRLWEMSRLAVADTPGLDPATGAAIFAEMEDMLLVQRNRNWMPVIAQAMADHDRAVLAFGAAHLFGDFGVLQLLENDGWDLARRD from the coding sequence ATGTTTCGACACGCCCTTGCCGCCGCCCTGCTGCTGACGGCCAGCCATGCAGCGGCGCAATGCGTCGGCACCAGCTATATCGACCTGCTGACCCAGGATCAGCTGGCGCAGCTGGATCAGGCCACCGCCGATCTGCCCTATGCCGAAGGGCTGATCTGGGATGCCACGCGAGATGGCAAGGCCATCACCCTGGTCGGCACGATGCATATCTACGACGCGCGGCTGGAACCGATCTTTGACATGATCGCGGCGGATGTGCTGGCTGCCGATGTCGTCCTGCTCGAAGCAACCCCCGACGACCAGCGCGCGCTGGAAACCATGCTGGCCGCACGGCCCGAGATGGTCATGATCACGCACGGCCCGACCCTGCCCGACCTGCTGGATGCGCAGACCTGGGCGCAGCTGTCCAAAGCGGCCAGCGACCGGGGCGTGCCGGGGTTCATGGTTGCGCAGATGCAGCCTTGGTATCTGTCGCTGCTGCTGGCCATCCCGCCCTGCGCGATGATGGATCTGGCGCAGGGGATCAGGGGGCTGGACGCCATGATCAGCGATCTGGCCAGCGCAAATGACATTCCGATGCAGGCGCTGGAACCCTATACGACCCTGTTCGAGATGTTCCAGACCGGCACAATGGAGGAACAGATCGACATGCTGCGGCTCAGCCTTGTCAGCCCCGAGATGCAACAACAGATGTTCGTCGCCATGCTGGACAGCTATTTCAGCAATCAGATCGGGCGGCTGTGGGAAATGTCGCGCCTTGCGGTGGCTGATACACCGGGGCTTGATCCCGCAACCGGTGCCGCGATCTTTGCCGAGATGGAAGACATGCTGCTGGTCCAGCGCAACCGCAACTGGATGCCCGTGATCGCACAGGCGATGGCCGACCATGACCGCGCAGTCCTTGCCTTTGGTGCGGCGCATCTGTTCGGCGATTTCGGCGTGCTGCAATTGCTGGAAAACGATGGCTGGGATCTGGCACGGCGCGACTGA
- a CDS encoding response regulator transcription factor, with protein MRILLVEDEPMLAQQINTVLVTEGYAVDIADDGITAERLALLQSYDTIVLDMGLPGRDGMQVLRNWRAAGMRAPVLILSARDGWTERVDGLDAGADDYLTKPFHMPELCARLRAMIRRKSDQPSPVFEQGDVLFDSRINQVMRAGKSVRLTAQEMVVLAYLFHNAGRLVSRSELSQHLYHHDGERESNTIAVFINRLRKKLGDSLIDTVRGRGYMIKAPE; from the coding sequence ATGCGCATTCTCTTGGTTGAAGACGAGCCCATGCTCGCGCAGCAGATCAATACCGTTCTGGTGACCGAAGGCTATGCCGTGGATATCGCCGATGACGGTATCACCGCCGAGCGTCTGGCCCTCTTGCAGTCCTATGATACGATCGTGCTGGATATGGGGCTGCCCGGCCGCGACGGGATGCAGGTGCTCAGGAACTGGCGCGCTGCTGGTATGCGCGCCCCGGTCCTGATCTTGTCGGCGCGCGATGGCTGGACCGAACGGGTCGATGGGCTGGATGCCGGTGCTGACGATTATCTGACCAAGCCATTTCACATGCCAGAACTTTGCGCCCGGCTGCGGGCGATGATCCGGCGCAAATCCGACCAGCCCAGCCCGGTTTTCGAACAGGGTGATGTCCTGTTCGATTCGCGTATCAATCAGGTCATGCGCGCCGGAAAAAGCGTCAGGCTGACCGCGCAGGAAATGGTGGTCCTGGCCTATCTTTTCCATAACGCGGGGCGGTTGGTGTCGCGCAGTGAATTGTCACAGCATCTCTATCATCATGATGGCGAGCGCGAGTCCAATACGATTGCCGTCTTTATCAACCGTCTGCGCAAGAAACTGGGTGACAGCCTGATCGATACGGTGCGGGGCCGGGGCTATATGATCAAGGCGCCCGAATGA